In one Motacilla alba alba isolate MOTALB_02 chromosome 7, Motacilla_alba_V1.0_pri, whole genome shotgun sequence genomic region, the following are encoded:
- the TMEM177 gene encoding transmembrane protein 177 — translation MAVRFLRKASVWLKKHKITVVAVSCMGLLGTNLSYHVFPEQTFKLLHECWSEGQPAELSEKLCGVFQDVLQDIGVKSTGSYRAFAASGFHPVSTGIPWLPEGCLVGIPPNFDSTAVDKKGIVNHVVVINGKKVDWESSEGVALKEALTFSLKAQKFAIAREVVYLQNGSPLASAVVAPTCLAGTFVCGRALKLLLGLSSGPVILRGLCNLVTAMGGLLCYYVSSDAITYHLDCRADSKAARLSKDYASGGLEFYDKILSRNRIFRGLMGKQGMKMYAPSGNLFPRHWFRIKYTPYTYRRTLILNILRELQASDGSA, via the coding sequence ATGGCAGTGCGGTTCCTGCGGAAGGCATCTGTGTGGTTAAAGAAGCACAAGATCACTGTTGTGGCCGTTTCTTGCATGGGACTGCTTGGCACTAACCTTTCCTATCATGTGTTTCCTGAGCAGACATTCAAACTGTTGCACGAGTGCTGGTCAGAGGGGCAGCCAGCTGAGCTTTCAGAGAAGCTCTGTGGTGTGTTTCAGGATGTCCTTCAAGATATTGGTGTGAAGTCCACTGGCTCCTACAGAGCCTTTGCAGCTTCTGGCTTCCACCCTGTGAGCACTGGAATTCCCTGGCTGCCTGAAGGCTGTTTGGTGGGCATCCCACCTAACTTTGATAGCACTGCTGTGGATAAAAAAGGAATAGTCAACCATGTTGTTGTAATAAATGGCAAGAAAGTAGACTGGGAGAGCAGTGAAGGTGTGGCTTTGAAGGAAGCTCTCACATTTTCCCTTAAAGCTCAGAAGTTTGCCATTGCCAGAGAAGTTGTGTACTTGCAGAATGGCAGCCCTTTAGCAAGTGCAGTTGTGGCTCCGACTTGCTTGGCTGGCACGTTTGTCTGTGGGAGAGCTCTAAAGCTGCTTCTGGGGTTATCCAGCGGCCCTGTGATCCTCCGTGGCCTCTGTAACCTTGTCACTGCCATGGGAGGACTGCTCTGCTACTATGTCTCTTCTGATGCCATCACCTATCACCTGGACTGCAGGGCCGACTCGAAGGCAGCCAGGCTTTCCAAGGACTATGCCAGCGGTGGCCTTGAATTTTATGATAAAATCTTGTCCCGCAACAGGATTTTTCGTGGTCTGATGGGCAAGCAAGGGATGAAAATGTATGCCCCGAGTGGTAACCTTTTCCCAAGGCACTGGTTCAGAATAAAGTATACCCCATACACTTACCGGAGAACTTTGATTCTTAATATTTTAAGAGAGCTCCAGGCATCTGATGGAAGTGCTTGA